One window of the Pyrus communis chromosome 17, drPyrComm1.1, whole genome shotgun sequence genome contains the following:
- the LOC137723560 gene encoding uncharacterized protein — MLKQVFGKVWNKGVFVYGGNRAMPCLYVPTSDVHNGQVHCAPRSFFGVEDFLDDDNSRPYTYQKEKKSKNPTKHISFKQRTIAYIEPFTLDVFISKRFVSASITHRVTTKQVATAGTNSKDIKAVLKSRCDIPACLAVGQILADRAREADVYTAAYTPRDRDKFEGKIRAVVQSLIDNGIDVKVYLD; from the exons ATGTTGAAGCAAGTCTTTGGGAAGGTGTGGAATAAAGGGGTTTTTGTGTATGGAGGAAACAGAGCCATGCCTTGCTTGTATGTGCCCACGAGTGATGTTCACAATGGACAG GTTCATTGTGCACCGAGAAGTTTTTTCGGGGTAGAGGATTTCCTCGATGATGACAATAGCCGGCCATACACTTACCAGAAGGAGAAGAAGTCCAAAAATCCAACAAAGCATATATCATTTAAACAGCGCACCATAGCCTACATTGAACCATTTACACTGGATGTGTTCATCTCAAAGAGGTTTGTGTCAGCCTCAATCACCCACAGGGTCACAACCAAGCAGGTTGCAACTGCCGGTACCAACTCCAAAGACATTAAAGCTGTACTCAAGTCGCGTTGTGACATACCTGCCTGTTTGGCAGTTGGCCAAATTTTAGCCGATAGGGCAAGAGAAGCCGATGTCTACACTGCTGCTTATACTCCCCGGGACAGGGACAAGTTTGAAGGGAAGATTAGAGCAGTTGTTCAATCCCTCATTGATAATGGGATTGATGTTAAAGTTTATCTTGACTGA